The genome window GAAACCTGGCCCCGGGAAGGCCCCTGTGCCAGCTGGCCGGCGAAACCAGGCCCGACAGCATCATAGTAGCAGAGGTCAGTACTTTTCAGATAGAGACCATAAAGACCTTCAAGCCTTACATCGGGGTGGTGACCAATATCTCCCCGGACCACCTGGACCGGCACCCCGATTTCGAAAGCTATGCCCGGCTCAAAGGGGAGCTGTTGAAAAACCAGGATGAAACCGATCATTCTGTTCTAAATCTGGATGATCTCAATGTTCAGAAATATTGCAGCGGGTACCGGGGAAGCAGGCTGGGCTTTAGCCTGATAGACCCCGTGGAGAAAGGCTCCTGGTGGGACGGCCGAAGCCTCTATTTGGCACAGGATAAAAAAAGCCGCAAAATTTTGGATACAGCGGAACTTAAAATCCCGGGAAAACATAACATCTCCAATGCCCTGGCGGCGATAGCCGCGGCCTCGGTCCTGGACGTTCCTTCGTCCAGCCTGGCGTCAGGGTTGGCCTCCTTCCGGGGAGTGCCGCATCGCCTGGAGGAAGTGGCTACGGTAAAAGGTATTCGTTATATAAACAACTCCATGTGCACCAATAATGATGCCGGGATAAGCTCTTTGCGGGCCTTTGATGTTCCCTTGGTGGTGATAGCCGGCGGCAAGGAGAAAGGGACCGACCTTTCCGGGTTTGTGGCCGAGATCTCTCAGCGGGCCCGGGCGGCGGTGCTGATAGGCGAGGCCCGGGAGAGGCTGAAAGCCGAGCTGGATTCTTTGGGCTTTAGCCGGGTTGTTTTGGCCGGCAACATGTCCGATGCCGTCAAGCTGGCATCCCAACAGGCTAACGCCGGCGATGCGGTGATACTGGCGCCGGGCTGCGCCAGCTTCGATATGTTCCGGGATTTTGAGGACCGGGGGGAGCAGTTCAAACAGGCGGTTCATAATTTAGGGGGCGGATGAACAGCAGGGGCGGAGAAATAGATCACTACCTATTGGTGGCGGTGCTGGTGCTGACCGGGTTCGGGCTGATCATGAGCTTCAGCGCCGGGGGCTTCATGTCCGGCAGTTCGGCCAAATTCTCCAATGACAGCCTGTTCTTTTTCAAGCGGGAGCTGATAAGGGTGGCTTTGGCTCTGGTGTTTTTCCTGGTGGCTCTCAATATCAATTACCGGAAATTAAGAAGCCTGATAGTGCCATTCTTCGGGGCGATGCTGGGGGTGATGCTTCTGACCCTGGTTCTGGCCCAGGCGGTCAGGGGATCCCGCAGCTGGATAATGGGGATACAGCCGGTGGAGATTGCCAGGATCGCCCTGGTGTTGTTTCTGGCTGATTTCATAGACAAAAAGGGCGATGATTTTAAAAAAATAAAGATCGGATATCTCCCGGGAGTGGCGGCGGTGGTAATGCTGGCGGTCGTCATCGCCCTGCAACCCGATTTCGGGAGCGCCATGGCGCTGTCGCTCCTGGGCTATACCATGCTGTTCCTGGGGGGGGCCAACCTGCTGGCCTGGGTGGGCGGGCTGGGCCTGGCCTCGGTGGGATTTGTGGCCGCGGCCCTGACCAAACAGCATGTGCTGGGCCGGCTGACCGGATTCTGGTGGGGGCTGACCAGGCCCGAGGAATTATCGACTTTGATCCAGTCCTCCTCGGGGCATGTCAAAAACACCTTGGTGCAGACCCATCAGTCCCTCCTGGGGATCGGTTCCGGCGGGTTTTTTGGGGTGGGGCTGGGGCAGAGCCGGCAGAAGTTCCTGTTCGTCAGCGAGGCCCATACCGATTTCATCTTCTCCATCATCGGGGAGGAGGGCGGGCTTCTGTTTGCCGGGATAATCCTGCTGGTCTTTCTGGTCATCCTGTGGCGGGGGATCAAGCTCTCTCTGCAGTTAAGCGACCGGTTCGAGTCCCTGACGGTGCTGGGGTTAAGCTGCGGAATATTCATCTATGCTGTCATCAACATCAGCGTGGCGCTGGGGATCTTTCCCATCACCGGCCTGCCCCTGCCTTTTTTAAGCTACGGGGGATCGGCCCTGCTGGCCAATGCGGTGTCGGTGGGCCTGATATTGAACATCTCAAAGCACCGGGGGGAAAAATCCGGACAAACTTTTATCAGGAAGAACAATGGAGTTAGTGATAGCCGGTGGAGGGACGGGAGGTCATCTCTATCCTGGTCTGGCCGTAGCCGCCGCCGTTAGAAAGGTCGATCCCGAGGCCAAGGTCACATTCTACGGCACCAGGCGGGGGATAGAGTCGCGGGTGGTGCCGGGAACCGGCTATCAGATCAAATATATTTCAGCCAAAGGTTTTTTAAGAAAAAGCAAAACAGAGAAAATATTCTCCCCTCTCTGGATGGCAGCTGGCGTCCTTCAATCGCTCTTTTATATGACCAGGAACCGCCCGGATGTGGTTCTGGGCACAGGAGGATATGTCTCGGCTCCTCCGGTGATGGCAGCCTGGATATTAAGAATACCAATTTCCCTGCTGGCTTTGGATGTGTTGCCCAGCCAGGCGGTAAGGTTTCTGGCCCGGTTCGCCGAAGAGATATACGGCGGATTCCCGGACTGCTCAAGTCACCTTGATAAAAGTTCCCGGGTGATATTCACCGGAAACCCCATCCGACCGGAGATCGGCAACATCCCTCGGGAAAAGGGGATCGAGCGATTCGACTTGGACGGGAATAAAAAGACCATCCTGATCTTCGGTGGAAGCCAGGGAGCCCACAGCATCAATGTTTCGATGCTGGAAGCATTGAAGAGGCTCGATCAAAACGGAAAGCTGAAAGACCTCCAAGTGATATTCCAGACCGGGGAAAATGACCAGGGGCAGGTCTCAGAGAAGGTCAGACAATATCCGGCAGGGATAAAGGTCCTGGCTTATATCGACCAAATGCCCTACGCCCTGGCGACCGCCGACCTGGTGATCAGCCGCTCCGGGGCCGGGGTCTCGGAGACGCTGGCCTGCGGTCTGCCCTCGATACTGGTGCCTCTTCCCTACGCCGCCAGCAATCACCAGGAATACAATGCCCGAAGCCTGGAACAGGCCGGGGCGGCGATGATGATACTGGACAAGGATGTGAACGGGAAAATACTGGCGGACAGCATCACCGGGATCTTGTTCAACCGGGAAAGATATAACATGATGACCATCGCTTCCAGGTCCCTGGCCCGGCCGGGGGCGGCTGACAAAATCGCAGATAATATAATAAGAATGGCGGGAAAGTAATGTTCGGAAAGATCAAAAAGATCCATTTCGTGGGCATCGGAGGGATCGGCATGAGCGGGATCGCCGAGGTGCTTCTCAACCTGGGTTACACAATCTCGGGCTCCGACCTTAAATTTTCCGAGGTGACCGAGCATCTGCAAAAGCTGGGAGCGGTGATCATCGAGGGACACCGGGCCGAGAATGTGGGCCGGGCCGAAGTGGTGGTCACCTCATCGGCGGTTCACGATGATAACCCCGAGGTCCGGGCCGCCCGGGAGAAAAAGATCCCGGTGATCCGCCGGGCCGAGATGCTGGCCGAGCTGATGCGCCTCAAGATCGGCATCGGAATAGCCGGGACCCACGGCAAGACCTCCACCACCTCCATGATCGGCCAGGTGCTGACCCAGGCCGGCCTGGACCCCACCCTGGTGATCGGCGGGAAGGTACGCTACCTGGGCAGTAACGCCAAGCTGGGCACCGGAGAATATCTGGTGGCCGAGGCCGACGAATTCGACAGATCATTTTTAAAGCTGGCCCCGGTGATAGCGGTCATCACCACCATTGAGGCCGAGCACCTGGACTGCTACAAGGACCTGGACGAGATCAAGAGCGCCTTTGTGGAATTTGCCAACAAGGTGCCGTTCTACGGCGCCATCATCGCCTGCCTGGACGAGCGGGGGGTGCAGGCCATCATGCCGCGGCTGGAGAAAAGGTGCATCACCTACGGCCTGTCATCGCAGGCCGACCTGCAGGCCAGGGACTTGCAGTTCGACGGGATGAAAACCAGCTTCGAGGTGCATAACGGCCGAGGGCTCATGGGCACCATCAAACTGAATCTGCCCGGAGTGCACAATGTCAAGAACTCTCTGGCGGCCATCGGGGTGGGACTGGACATGGAGATACCATTCAAGGTCATCGCCCAGGCCCTGTCGGAATTCAACGGTGTCTACCGCCGGTTCGAGATCAAGGGCGAAAGGAACGGGGTGTTGGTTATCGATGATTACGGCCATCATCCCACCGAGATCGAGGCCACCCTCAAGGCGGCCAAGGACGGCTTTTCCCGCCGGGTGGTGGCGGTCTTCCAGCCGCACCTGTTCAGCCGGACCAGGGACTTCCATACCGAGTTCGGCGGGGCCTTCTTCCAGGCCGACGTGCTCCTGGTCACCGACGTTTATCCGGCCCGGGAGGAACCGATCCCGGGGGTAAGCGGCGAACTGATCGCCAAAGCCGCCAGGGAGAAGGGTCACCGCAATGTTCACTATGTGGCCGATAAAAAAGATATCCCGGGCCAGCTGGAGAAATTGGTAAGACCCGACGACATCGTGATCACCCTGGGGGCCGGGGATATATATAAATACGGGGAAGAATTCCTTAATAAATGAAGATCTCATCGGATATATTAAAACAGCTGGCCGCCAGGACCAAAGGGCAGTGCCGTTTCAGAGAGCCGATGTCCCGCCACACCTCTTTCAGGATAGGCGGCCCGGCTGATCTTCTGGTGGTCCCGGCCGATGAGGCCGACCTGCAGAATCTGCTGGCCGGGATATATAGGTCAGGGGTGCCATGCCTGGTCCTGGGAAACGGCACCAATCTGCTGGTGCTGGACGGCGGCATCCGGGGGGTGGTGATAAAGATGACCGCCGGTTTCCGGCAGGCGGAAAGAAAGGAAAACACCCTTAAGGTCGGCGCCGGATACGCCCTTCCCCGGCTGGTGGAAGGATCGGCCGAAATGAGCCTGGCCGGGCTGGAGTGGGGAGTGGGCATCCCCGGTTCGGTGGGCGGGGCGCTGGTGATGAATGCCGGGGCCTACGGCGGCCAGATGTCGGATATAGTCAAAAAGGTCTGGGGATACACCCGATCCGGCGACCGATTGACCCTGCGGGCCGGCCAGATAAATTTCGGCTACCGCCATTCCGAATACCCAGAGGGCTACGTGATCACCGGGACCGAGCTGGAAATGCTGGAGGGGCGAAAAAACAGGATAAAATCCGCCATGGAACAGTGGATGAAGAAAAGACAGCGGAACCAGCCATTGAGTTTGCCCTCGGCCGGCTGCATCTTCAAAAACCCAGTGAATGATTCAGCCCGCCGGCTGATTGGAGTGGCCGGCCTAAGGGGGAAAAAGATCGGCGGGGCCAAGGTCTCCAGCAAGCATGCCAACTTTATCGTTAACCATGGCGGGGCCAGAGCGGCCGATGTATTGAAGCTGATCGAGATAATAAAGGAAAGAACCTATAAAACTATCGGCATAGAACTGACTCCCGAAGTAAAGACCGTCGGGGAACCATGACCGCATATTT of Candidatus Edwardsbacteria bacterium RifOxyA12_full_54_48 contains these proteins:
- a CDS encoding UDP-N-acetylmuramoylalanine--D-glutamate ligase; the encoded protein is MKLDLANKKVSVVGLARSGMAAVGLLKKSGADVFASDFKSIAPEELKELDGMGVAHETGGHTEKLLDSQMIVISPGVRADIPILQRAARMGIEVIGEIELAYRAIESRIIAVTGTNGKSTTVSMIGSILKNAGKDVHIGGNLAPGRPLCQLAGETRPDSIIVAEVSTFQIETIKTFKPYIGVVTNISPDHLDRHPDFESYARLKGELLKNQDETDHSVLNLDDLNVQKYCSGYRGSRLGFSLIDPVEKGSWWDGRSLYLAQDKKSRKILDTAELKIPGKHNISNALAAIAAASVLDVPSSSLASGLASFRGVPHRLEEVATVKGIRYINNSMCTNNDAGISSLRAFDVPLVVIAGGKEKGTDLSGFVAEISQRARAAVLIGEARERLKAELDSLGFSRVVLAGNMSDAVKLASQQANAGDAVILAPGCASFDMFRDFEDRGEQFKQAVHNLGGG
- a CDS encoding undecaprenyldiphospho-muramoylpentapeptide beta-N-acetylglucosaminyltransferase; translated protein: MELVIAGGGTGGHLYPGLAVAAAVRKVDPEAKVTFYGTRRGIESRVVPGTGYQIKYISAKGFLRKSKTEKIFSPLWMAAGVLQSLFYMTRNRPDVVLGTGGYVSAPPVMAAWILRIPISLLALDVLPSQAVRFLARFAEEIYGGFPDCSSHLDKSSRVIFTGNPIRPEIGNIPREKGIERFDLDGNKKTILIFGGSQGAHSINVSMLEALKRLDQNGKLKDLQVIFQTGENDQGQVSEKVRQYPAGIKVLAYIDQMPYALATADLVISRSGAGVSETLACGLPSILVPLPYAASNHQEYNARSLEQAGAAMMILDKDVNGKILADSITGILFNRERYNMMTIASRSLARPGAADKIADNIIRMAGK
- a CDS encoding UDP-N-acetylmuramate--L-alanine ligase, with translation MFGKIKKIHFVGIGGIGMSGIAEVLLNLGYTISGSDLKFSEVTEHLQKLGAVIIEGHRAENVGRAEVVVTSSAVHDDNPEVRAAREKKIPVIRRAEMLAELMRLKIGIGIAGTHGKTSTTSMIGQVLTQAGLDPTLVIGGKVRYLGSNAKLGTGEYLVAEADEFDRSFLKLAPVIAVITTIEAEHLDCYKDLDEIKSAFVEFANKVPFYGAIIACLDERGVQAIMPRLEKRCITYGLSSQADLQARDLQFDGMKTSFEVHNGRGLMGTIKLNLPGVHNVKNSLAAIGVGLDMEIPFKVIAQALSEFNGVYRRFEIKGERNGVLVIDDYGHHPTEIEATLKAAKDGFSRRVVAVFQPHLFSRTRDFHTEFGGAFFQADVLLVTDVYPAREEPIPGVSGELIAKAAREKGHRNVHYVADKKDIPGQLEKLVRPDDIVITLGAGDIYKYGEEFLNK
- a CDS encoding UDP-N-acetylenolpyruvoylglucosamine reductase, which gives rise to MKISSDILKQLAARTKGQCRFREPMSRHTSFRIGGPADLLVVPADEADLQNLLAGIYRSGVPCLVLGNGTNLLVLDGGIRGVVIKMTAGFRQAERKENTLKVGAGYALPRLVEGSAEMSLAGLEWGVGIPGSVGGALVMNAGAYGGQMSDIVKKVWGYTRSGDRLTLRAGQINFGYRHSEYPEGYVITGTELEMLEGRKNRIKSAMEQWMKKRQRNQPLSLPSAGCIFKNPVNDSARRLIGVAGLRGKKIGGAKVSSKHANFIVNHGGARAADVLKLIEIIKERTYKTIGIELTPEVKTVGEP